One part of the Sorangiineae bacterium MSr11954 genome encodes these proteins:
- a CDS encoding glutathione S-transferase family protein — protein MTITITAFERSPDGGKGLARDTRVRWALEEVGQPYEVRFVSFRAMKEPAHLALHPFGQIPTYEEGDLALFETGSIVLHLAQRHAGLLPDDARARARAITWMFAAVNTIEPPILELVTARILERDKPWSAERLPLVEDRVRERLGQLSVRLGDADWLDGAFSAGDLMMASVLLRTRPSGILDEFPKLAAYVARGEARPAYERAFAAQFAVNGSKPPTG, from the coding sequence ATGACCATCACCATTACCGCCTTTGAACGCTCACCCGATGGCGGCAAGGGACTGGCGCGTGATACGCGCGTTCGCTGGGCGCTCGAGGAAGTGGGGCAACCTTACGAGGTTCGCTTTGTTTCGTTTCGCGCGATGAAGGAACCCGCGCATCTGGCGCTTCATCCTTTCGGCCAAATTCCGACCTATGAGGAAGGCGATCTCGCGCTCTTCGAGACAGGGTCGATCGTGCTTCACCTCGCCCAGCGACATGCGGGCTTGCTGCCGGACGATGCCCGTGCTCGGGCGCGCGCGATCACATGGATGTTTGCGGCGGTCAACACGATCGAGCCCCCGATCCTCGAGCTCGTAACCGCAAGGATCCTGGAGCGCGACAAGCCCTGGAGCGCGGAGCGCCTACCTCTGGTCGAGGATCGCGTCCGCGAACGGCTCGGCCAACTCTCCGTTCGCCTGGGCGATGCCGACTGGCTCGATGGTGCGTTCAGCGCCGGCGACTTGATGATGGCGTCGGTGCTGCTCAGGACGAGACCATCGGGCATTCTGGACGAATTCCCCAAACTGGCCGCTTATGTCGCCCGCGGCGAAGCGCGGCCCGCCTACGAGCGAGCCTTCGCCGCTCAATTCGCGGTCAATGGCAGCAAGCCCCCGACGGGCTGA